The Streptomyces sp. V3I7 genome segment CGCATGCTGGTCGGACTCATCCGCCCCACCTCCGGCACCGCCACCGTCCTCGGCCACCCGGCCGGGACCCGCCCCAGCCTGCGCGGAGTCGGCGCCCTCATCGAGGCCCCGGCCCTCTACCCGCACCTCTCCGGGCGGGACAACCTGCGCGTCCTCGCCGGATACGCCTGCGTACCCGCCGCCCGCGTCGGCGAGACGCTGGCGGAGGTGGGCCTGACCGCCAAGGCCGACGTCGCCTTCCGCGCGTACTCCCTCGGCATGAAACAGCGCCTCGCCGTCGCCGCCGCCCTGCTCAAGGACCCCGAACTGCTCATCCTCGACGAGCCGACCAACGGCCTCGACCCCGAGGGCATGGCGAGCATGCGCGACCTCATCGACAGCCTGCGCCGCGCCCACCGCACCGTCCTGCTCTCCAGCCACCTCCTGTCCGAGGTGGAGCACCTCTGCGACCGCGTGGGGGTGATCCGCCGGGGCCGGCTGATCGCCGAGGGCACCGTCGCCGAGCTGCGCCGCAACGTCGGCGAGAGCGGACTGGCGCTGAGCGTGGACGCGCCCGAGCGCGCCGCCGAGCTCCTGCGGACGCTGCCGGAGGTCCGCTCGGCGACGGTCGTCGACGGACAGCTGCGCGTGGGCGCCGACCCGCGCGAGGCCGCCGCCGTCAACCGGTATCTCGTGGTGAACGGCGTCCAGGTCAGCGAACTGCGCAGGAACGTCCTCTCCCTGGAGGACGTGTTCCTCGACCTGGTCGAGGACGAACGGCCGGCCGGGACGGAACCCGTGGAGGTGATGGGCGGTTGAACGGCGTCCTTCAGGCAGAGCTGCTGGCGACCCGCAAGCGTCCCGGCGTGTGGATCGTCGGCGGGGCCTGGGCCGGGCTCGCGGTGGCGTTCGGCATGGTGGTGCCGTACATCGTCTGGCTGGCCGTCAGGAACCACCCGACCGGCTCCTCCGGCGACCCCGAGAAGCTGATCAGCGGCCTGCTCCCGGACAGGTTCCTGTCCGGCACCGTGGACCTGTACCCGATGTTCGGCAGCGCCCTGATGCTGATCCTCGGCGCGGTCCTCGTCGGCGGCGAGTACCGCTGGGAGACCTGGGGCACCCTGCTGGTCCAGGGCCCCGGCCGCGGCAGCGCCGTCCTCGGCAAGGCCGCCGCGACCGCGGTGGCTGTCCTGTGCATCACCGTGCTCGTGCTCGCCGCGAGCGCCGGGGCGAGCGCCCTCGTCGCCGCGGTCACCGGCCGGTCCGCGCCCTGGCCGGACGCGGCGACCCTGCTCGGCGGCGTCGGCGCCGTCTGGCTGATCAGCATGGCCGCGGCCAGTGTCGGCATCCTCCTGTCGATCCTGCTGCGCGGTACCGGACCCGCCATCGGCGTCGGCCTGCTGTGGCTGCTCGCCGTGGAGAACCTGGTCACCGGGCTCGCGGGCACCCTGCCCGCGCTGAAGGGCGTCCAGCGGCTGCTGATCGGCCCGAGCGCGGGCTCCCTCGCCACGGCCCTCGACCCGTCGGGCAAGCCCAACGCCTCGGTCCCCGGGGTCGTTTCGGTCTCCGGCCCGCTGACGGCGAGCCTGGTGCTCGCGGCGTACGTCGTGGTGTGCCTCGCGGTGTCCTCCGCGCTCGTCTCGCGCCGCGACGTGAGCTGAGGGTCCGGCCGGCAGGGCACGCGTAACACTCCTGGCGCGCGCCGCGATGTGCGCACCGTCGGTCCGGACCGGGCCGACGCCACACCACCAGGAGGTCACATGCCGGCCGCGACGCGGACCCTGCCGCCCCTCGGCGACCAAGCGGACCGACTGATCGAACTCGGCGTCCACGAGAGCGCCGGCCTACGCCCCACCGAACTGCGCTCCCTGGCCGCGGGCGCCGGAACCCGCGAGGGCCTCCTCGTGATCCACCCGGACCGGGCCCCGGCGTCGGCCCTCGCACCCCTGCTCCGACACCAGGACAAGCCCGGCTTCGTCGTGGAGGACATGACCGACGTCGACGACTTCGCGCCCCTCGACACCGTCAAGGTCCCCGAGGACCCGGCGTACGTGCTTCAGGACGTGGACCGCGGCGACGAGATGGCCGACTGGAGCCCCGACGAGGCCCTGCCCGCCCTCACCGGCGCGGGCCGGACCCCGCTGCTCCTGACGGAGGGCATCCACTGGCTCCTCCAGCGCCCCGACGTCCTCGAACGGGGCCACTGCTTCATGACCATCGGCTCGCGCGTACGCAAGCCCGACGGCACTCTCGACGCCCGTACCCCCGCGCTCTGGATCAGCAACGGCACCGGACGCGACGGCCGCGAGCGCCGCAACGCCCCCAAGGTCGGCTGGTGTTGGGCCGGCAACCGGCACACCTGGCTCGGCTTCGCCTCGGCGGCCGCGCGCTGCGCCCTGTGACCCGACGGCCGGGCCGCCGGGCCGGCCTGAGATCCTTGCACCCATGATCACACCACCGGACGGCCTGCCCGTCTATCGCGTCCTGACCGGCCCGGACGACGCCGCGTTCTGCCGCCGCGTGAGCGAAGCCCTCGCCCTCGGCTACGAACTGCACCAAGGCCCGTCCGTCACCTTCGACGGCGACCGGGTCATCGTCGCCCAGGCCGTGCTCTGGCCGTCGGCGGGGTAGTGGGCGCAGGTCAGGCGGCGGCCGCGATGCATGCACTCGATCGGGCCGCTTTCCGTCAACGGCGGCCAGTGGAAGGCCGACTACTGCTCGCCGTGCGGACCATCCGTCGGTGAAGGACCCGGGCACCCTGCCACGACTGGGCGCCCGGGCCGGCTCGCGTGCACGAGCGGGGTCAGCACGGGGAGCCGCTCCTGCTCCTGCACGCCGGGGCCCGCCGGCCTCCCCCAAGAGGTTGGGCCCCAAGACCCGCATGATCGGGTCACTCCTTCCAGCGTCGGCGGCGGCAGGAGTGTCACAGGGGAGATGAAAGGCCATATCAGGCCCGGTGGAGGCGTACTCCCGGCCTACAAACGCCCCAGGGCCCAACTCCCGGGAATCCGGGGGCTGGGCCCTGTCTCGAGCGCCGGGCAGGCCTTGCACCTGCATTTCCCCGCAGGAAGCGGGGCGTCTTTCCTTGGACCACCGACGCACTGCGCACCGTCCGCTCCTCGAGCGGCGGCGTGCTCAAGATCCACCGTAGCGCATTCCGGCGCTCCGATGAAGCCGGCAGGTCATCGGGCCGGTTCGCGGCCGCAAGTCCCGCGTGCGATCAGCGCGTTCGCCGTAAGGTGTCCGCGCGCCGCGCCGCTCGGCGTGTCGCATCGGGCGAGTCCTGGGGGAGTACGGATGCGGGTGGCACTCTTCGCGCTGGGCGGGACGATCTCGGTCACCGGCGGCGAACCCCGGCTGACCGGCGAGCAGATCGTGGCCGCGGTGCCGGGGCTGGAGCGCGTCGGGGCGCGCATCGACGTCCAGGACGCCGAGGCGGTGCCCAGTTCCGGGCTGACGTTCGTGAAGGTGCTGGAGGTCGTGGACGCGGCGTCGCGCGCGGTCGCCGACGGCGCCACGGGAGCCGTCGTCCTCCAGGGCACGGACACCCTCGAAGAGACGGCGTTCCTGGCCGACTTGGTCTGGCCGCACCCCCAACCCCTCGTCCTGACCGGCGCGATGCGCAACGCCTCGCTGGCCGGCGCCGACGGAGCCGCCAACGTCCTGGCGGCGGTGCGTGTCGCCTGCGCCCCCGAGGCCCGCGGGCTGGGCGCGCTGGTGGTCTTCAACGACCAGGTTCACGCCGCCCGTTGGGTCCGCAAGACCCACAGCACGAGCACCGCGACGTTCGTCTCGCCCAACACCGGCCCCCTCGGTCACGTCGTGGAGGACCGCGTACGGGTCCTGGCCGCACCCCCGCGCCTCGACCCGCTGCCCTACCGGCCCACCCCCGCTCAGCTCGCGGCCACCCGCGTGGGCGTCTACACGGCGGTACTGGACGAGGAGGACACGGTCGTCGACGACGCGGCGCGCGGCTGCCAGGGGCTGGTGGTCGCCGGGTTCGGCGCCGGCCACGTCGCCGGCGCCCTCGCACCGCGCCTCGGCGCCCTGACCGACCGCATCCCCGTCGTCCTGACCTCCCGCACCGGCAGCGGTTCCGTCCTGCGCGCCACGTACCGCTCACCCGGCTCGGAGAGCGACCTGCTCTCCCGCGGCCTCATCGACGCGGGGATGCTCGACCCGTGGAAGGCACGCGTCCTGCTGCGCCTGCTTCTCGCCGGAGGTGCCGGGCGGGACGAGATCGCCGCCGCCTTCTCCCGATGGGGCTGAGCCAAGCCGAGCCGAACGGAACTGTTCGCCGCCCGCTGACGTGATTGCTCTCCAGGACGCGACAACCGCGTTCCGGAGGGGGTGTCCGTATGCGCACGGATGCGAAGGCGGCATCGGGTACGGCTGACACGACCATTGAATTCGCCAAGTGGGTAAGGCATTTCGAGGAGGAGCGCGAGCGCGGAGAGGCCCAGGGCGACCCGGACTGGGCGCAGCGCGCCACGCTTCCCCCGACCGTCTGGGCCAGCATCCAGCGCTTCCAGGTCGGCGAGGACGGCGACGGCGCCAACCTCGTCGGCAAGGCGGACGAGGCCGGCGACGCCGCCTACGCGCAGGCCGTCCGCCTCTTCGTCGCCGAGGAGCAGAACCACGCCCGCCTGCTGGCACTCCTGCTGAGCGCGGGCGGCATGCCGACGCTGGGCGGCCACTGGAGCGACACCGTCTTCGTACGGCTGCGGCGCCTCATGGGCCTGCGCCTGGAGCTCCTGGTGCTGATGATCGCGGAAGTGGTGGCGCTGCGGTACTACCGCGCCCTGCGCGACGGCACCGGCGACGCGCTCACGAGCGAGGTCGCCGGACGGATCCTGGCCGACGAGCAGCGTCATGTCCCCTTCCACTGCGAGCGGTTGCACGCCTCCATGGCCGAGCTGCCCCGCATCACCCGCCGACCGGTGCTGGCTCTGTGGCGCGTCCTGCTGCTCGCGGCCTGTCTCGTGGTCACCGCGGACCACGGCTCCGCCCTGCGCCGGCTCGGTGTGGGCCGCCTGCGTTTCGCGGCCGACGTCATGGCCTCGTCCCGCGCGGTGGTCACGGCGATACGCACGCCCCGGCCGGACGCCTGGGGGAGCGTGGGCTGACGGTGTTGCGCCGAAAGGCGGTAGGAAGGAACAGGTGACAGTTCTGGAGCAGGAGACGGGGGACGAATGAGCCTGAAGAACGCCTACCTGGACGTAGCGGCCCGGGCGGTGAACCTGCTGGACACCTCCGAGGTGGCCGCGGCCTGGGATCGCCCGAGCGCCCTGCCCGAGTGGAACGTCAGCGGTCTGTCGGGCCACCTCGCGTACCAGATCCTCAGCGTGACCCCGGCCCTCCGACAACCCGCCTCCGATGAAGAGGCGAAGCCGGTCCCCGTCCTGGAGCACTACACACGCGCCGTCTGGATCGACGCGCCACTGGACGGCGAGGTCAACTCCGGAATCCGAGCCAAGGGCGAGGCACTCTCCGTGGAGGGAGTGGGCCCCCTCATCGACCAACTCCGCACCACCCTCGAAGCCCAACGCCCCCGCCTGGCCGAACTCCCCTCCAACCATGTGGTGTTCATGCCCCAGACAGGCTGGTCCCTGACCCTGGACGACTTCCTGCTCACACGCATGGTGGAACTGGCAGTCCACCTGGAAGACCTCGCGTCCAGCACCGCAATGACCCCACCGGAACTCCCCGAGGCCGCCTTCGCCCCAGTCCTGACGGTCCTGACGTCCCTCGCCGCCCGACGCCACGGCCAAGCAGCCCTGCTGAGAACACTGACCCGCACGGAGCGAGCACCGGGCGCGATCAACGTGTTCTGAGGACGGTGGCGTTGGTGACCAGCGAAGCCGCGTCGCTACAGCGACGTCTGCAACGTCACGGACCGGGGCGCGAAACCGTTCCGCTCGTAGAACCGCGTGTCCTCCGTCACGATCCTGCTCGTGCTGCTCCAGGCCGGCGCCGCCATGACCTCCACCTGGCTCGTGTGACCGGCCTCGGCCGCGGCCCTCGTGTCCTTCCTCACCGGTGGAAGCCCTGCCGTACGAACAACCAGCGACCGGCCCCGCCGAAGCTGTAGGCATGGTCAACTAGCCTGGGTACGTTGTCCGTTGCGTCATCCAGCGCACTGCATCGCACCGCACCGCACAGCCTCAGGAGCGTCCCATGACGACGAACGAACCGCTCAGCCGGACCGGACAGAGCTCCGGTCACTTGGTCGGGACCGGCGTTCCGCACTCGCCGCGGATCTGGAACTACTGGCTCGGCGGCAAGGACAACTACGTGGTCGACCGCGAGGTCGGTGACCAGTTCAGCGCCATCTACCCGGACATCGTGGCCGTGGCACGCCAGTCGCGGGCGTTCCTGCAGCGGGCGGTGACCCACCTGACGGGCACGGTCGGCGTCCGCCAGTTCCTCGACATCGGCACCGGCCTCCCCACCGCCGACAACACGCACCAGGTCGCCCAGCGGGTGGCGCCTGAGGCTCGCGTCGTCTACGTCGACAACGACCCGATCGTGCTGGCGCACGCGCGCGCCCTGCTCACCGGCAGCACCGAGGGCACCACCCAGTACATCGACGCGGACCTGCGGGAACCGGAGGCCATCATCGCCGCGGCCCGCGAACTGCTGGACTTCGACCAGCCGATCGCCCTGATGCTGCTGAACATCCTGGGCCACATCGAGGACACCTCCGAGGCCCGCTCGATCGTCAAGCGGCTGGTCGACGCCCTGCCTGCGGGCAGCTACCTCGTCACGGCCGACGGCACCAACGTCATCACCGGCGAAGTGTTCGAGCAGGCGATCGACCTGTGGAACCAGAACGGCAAGCCCACGTACCACCTGCGCGACACGGACGCCCTCGCGCAGTTCCACGAGGGTCTCGAACTCCTGGAGCCCGGCATCGTCTCGTGCCCGCGCTGGCGTCCCGAGGACGGCACTCCGGCCGCGCCCGACGTGGACGAGTTCTGCGCCGTCAGCCGCAAGCCGTAACCCCGGCCGGTGCGTCAGTCGGCCCGGGCGTCGGACGGTGAACTCCCCGGTGTCCGGGCCGCGTTGTCGGCGTCGAGCTGGTGGTCGGCCCAGACGTAGCTCTCGGGCAGCAAGTCCGCGATGAGGACGGTCAGGACGCGGCCCTCGTCCCCGACGATGACCTTGACGTCGGGGAAGTAGTCGAGCAGGACCTGACGGCACCGGCCGCACGGAGGGACGACCCCGCGGTCGCGGTCGCCCACCGCGACGATCGTGTCGATCGAGTAGACGCCCTGGGCGGCTGCCGCACCGATCAGGACCAGCTCGGCGCACGGCCCTCCCGTGAAGTGGTAGGCGTTCACCGCGGTGACGATCCGGCCGTCCTGGGCGCGGGCCGCGGCTGCCATGGTGTGGTTGTCGCCCCTGCAGCGCGTACGGGCGACGTGGGCCGCCGCCTCGATGAGTTCGTGGTCGACGGGATAGGGCTGCGTGGTCATCTTCTCCGCCTTCGTCAGATGTCGGGCGAGGCGACGTTGACCCGGGCGACGCCGATGCGCAAGCGAATATCGGCGGGCTGCCGACCCGGTCTTCCTCGCCCCGACGGCCGCGCTGGCGGCGGCGACCGCGGCCCTGTCGGCCGGAGTCGGCTTCCTCCCGGTCTCGGGCCGGGACGCCGGGCTCGGCACGGTCGCCACCGGTGCGGCGGTGTCGGTGCTCGCCGGCTGCGCCGCTGTCGTCCAGCCGACAGCCGGGCGCACGCTGGACGACGGACGGCTCACCACGCGCTCCGGCCTGGCCGCCGGGCTGCTGGTCACCGCCGCCGGGCTGGGCTTCGCGATGCTGCCCGGTCTGACCGGCATCCTCCTCGGCGCCGCCCTCATCGGCGTCGGCACCGGGCTGATCACCCCGCTCGGCTTCGCCGCCCTGGCCACCGGCACGCCCACGGAGCGCCTCGGCCAGACCATGGGCGCCGCCGAACTCGGCCGCGAACTCGGCGACGCGGGCGGCCCCCTCCTCGTCGCCACCATCGCCTCGCTCACCACACTCACGTACGGCTTCGGTGTGCTCGCCGCGCTGATCGGGGCGGGCGCGGTGGTCGCGTACGTCCATCGGCGCCCGGTGGTGGCGGTGCCGCCACCCGGGGCGGAGCAGTGAACCGGGACCCCCGTCCATCGATCAGCCGGGCAGATCGAGCGTGACCGCGGTGCCGTCGCCGGTGTTCTCGGCGCGCGCGGTGCCGCCGTGGGCGATGACGACGGCCCGGACGAAGGCCAGACCCAGGCCGGAGCCCTCGCTGGTGCGGCTCGCCTCGGCGCGGGCGAAGCGGTCGAACGCGCGAGGCCGGAACTCCGGCGGGAAACCGGGCCTGGCCAAGGTACTCACGGACTGGTGGACCGCCCGCCGAAGTGGCTGCTCCGAGGGCGTGTAGCGCCGCCGATGTTTCGCCAGGAGGAACAGGCGGCCGACTCGGCCGCGTTCGCCGACTGCGGGAACTGAAGACACGCTCACGTGATAGCCAATGACGGACGCGTCCGTGAGGTGCTCCGCATGCTGACGAGGCCGCCTGCTGCCAGGCCGACGAAAACCGGCACTGCCCCCGATCGACCAAGAAGCCGAACCGATGGCCCGTGCTTAAAGCAACCGCATTGGCGGCCTCAGGCCCCCGACGAGCCCCCGCCGGAACCGTCATCCCCCGCCGCGGAATCACCCCCAGTCACAGAACCATCCCCCGCCCCACGCCACTGCAACGAAATCTCCAGATGCACCCCGGCCTTCGTACTCGCGATGACCGCCCCCAACTTGCTGTCCAGTTGCACCCCGAACTTCACCTGAACCTCGTCGGGCCTCCGGGCTTGCGCCCGGATCGTGCTCATCACCTCCTGGGCGGTGGCGGCGATCGGCGCGAGTGCCTGCTGAAGGGAGCGCGCCGCGTCCTGCACATGGTCGCTCATCCCGACCAACTGGTCGCCGGCCCGGCCCGGCGGGGCGACGAGGACGGAGGTGCCGTCGGAAAGGGTGAACCGCACGATGTCTGCCATGGAATGAGGACCGTCCTTCGCCGGGGCGCCCGGCTCACGAGGGGATGGAGCACAACTTGGCCCGCGGAACGGGGGAGCCGTGCAGTTTCCCCTGGACCACGTCGAGGTTCTTCAGGAGCGTCCCGAGCAGGCCCGGGTCGGCCGAGTAGTCGAGCACGGCCCGGTAGAAGGCGGCGGACACGTCGGCCTCCATGGCGTCGGCGGCACTGAAGCACAGGGTGTAACCCGCCTCGGGGCGCAGCATCTTGGCGATCCCCTGCCGGGCGGCGTCCGTGTACTCGCCCGGTGACACCTGCCCGTTGGGGCTGAGCGCCGAACCGCCCTGCTGCTCCACCCAGAGCCGCTGCGCCGCCGCACCCGCGAGGTACCTGAGCAGCGCCATGGCGCTCTGGTCGTTGTCGTCGGTGAACTTGCCGATGAAGTCGGCGGACACCTCAAGGGCACGCGTGGGCGACGAGGGGACGAAGCGGTAGCGCGCGCCCTCCAGCCCGAGGGCCGAGCGTGCGCCATGGGCCAGGGCGCACTTCGGGGGAGACGCCGTCATGCCGTGCGCCGCCTCTGAAGGACCTTGCGTCGCCGCGGACTTGGTGCTGTCCCGGACCAGGTCGTGCCAGGCGGTCCAGGACTTCCTCACCGCGTCCGACGTCCAGGCGCGGTCCTTCGTCAGCCAGTCCTCGTACGCCCGCGTCCCCCCGGGCCGGGCGAGCAGGAGGTCGGCGATCCAGTCGGCGCCCGGCCAGCCGGACGTCGGTCCGGACTCAAGACCCAGGCACCAGGTCCGGCCCTTGTCGCCGAGGGCAAGGAGCAGGCCGGGGAGGGAGGCGTACGTACGGGGGGTACGGGGCGTCCGCTCGGAGTCGTACCAGACGAGGCTCTTGACGTCGGCCTTGACGGGCAGCGCGTAGACCCCGCCGTTCTCTCCGGTCGCCAGCCCGCGGAAGGGCTGGAGGAAGGCGCGCGTGCTCACGCCCTTGAGCGCCTTCGCGGCGCCCGTCTCGGCGTAGTGCGTGACGGCGGCCGGGCTGGGGAGCACGGCGAGGTCGGGCGGGGCGTCGGCCGACACCGCGGCATCGAGCTGCTGGGTCTGCGCCCGGGTGACCTGCACGTCGACGTCGATGCCGGAGCTGAGCTCGAACTGTCTGAGCACGGTGTAGAACGCCGCGAACTCCTGCCCCGACCACGGCACCATGATCGTCACCCGGCCGTGCCGCGGCCCGCCGCCGCAGCCCGCGACCGCGAGCAGGAGAGCGAGGACCAGCGCCGCGCGCAGCATCCGGATCATGCGCGGCCCCGCGCGTCCGGGAACGTGTACTCGGCGAGACGGGGACGGTAGCCGAGATGGACCAGCGCGCCCGCGGCGCTCAGCAGGATCAGCGCGCAGGCCATGGTCGCCGGGGAACTCGCGGCCGCGTCCCGGGGCAGGTGGTACGTGTCGCTGTGGACCAGCAGGCCGGTCCCGACGGCGACCCCGGTGGTGATCAGCAGCGCGGCGGCGAGACAGGGACTCGGGTAGCGGCGGAAGTGCCGGGCGACGACGTACCCCGTGGCGAGGACCAGACCCAGCAGGACGGCCACCGGGACGAGCAGCAGGGACCAGACGAGCACCGGGTCGAGCCAGCCCGACCCGCGCAGCCGGGTGAGCGCGCTCTGCTGGAGGTCCTCGAGATCGATCAGGGACTCTGTCAGACCGCCCGTGCCCCGGATCGGCCCCTCCTCACCCTCGAAGCCAACTCCACGGGCTCGCTTGGCAGTCAGGGCCGCACGGGCGATGCCCATGCCCGCCTCCTTCGTACGGTCGTAGTCCCGCACCGCCGTGTCCGCGAGCCGTACGCAGGTGGTCAACTGGCCCTGGACGAACTGGAACTCGATGAGCCCCTCCCTGCCCGCCGCGTTCCCCTCGGCCGCCTGGGTCACCCAACTGCTCACGCGAGCGGTCGCGTTGGTGAACCGGCTGCCCGTCCCGATCAACGGCACCTGCCGCGAGGCGACCGCCTCCGCGAGGGCCTGGTCCGCCCGCACCGCCTCCGCACGGGCCTGCTCGACGTCCTCGACGGCCTCGTGCGCACAGCGCGCGGCGGCCACCTGGCGGTCCGCCTCCACGGAGACCAGCAGGTACATGAGCGCCGTCACGAGCACCATCACCACCGTCCCCGCGCGCAGCGCCCGCAGCACCGCCACCGGATGCGCCCCGCGCAGCCGCCGCGCACGCCACCGGGCCGTCGTCGCCGCGGTCGTCCCCGTGGCCGCCGTCGCACGAGTCAGGGAGCCGGGACCGCTCACCGGGATCCCCCCGCGACGGAGCGCCCGCACTTCTCGCAGAACGCGTCGGCCGCGGCGACCGGTCTCCCGCAGTGCGGGCACGGCTGCCGGGCCTGCTCCGCCCCCTCCGGCCCGGGCGCCGTCGACGCGCCGGGGCGGTGCGGGCGCGTCGTACGGGCCGAGAGCACACCGAGGGCCTGCATCTCGCCGCGCGGCACGCCGTCCCGCAGCCGCCATCGCCCGTCGGCCCCCTGGTGTGCCACCGCCCGCAGCGCGCCCAGCCGGCCGGTGTCCCCGAGTTCCTCGGCCCTGCCCAGCGCCCGGCGCAGCGCTCGGTCGGCCCTGTCCCGGTCGTCCGCAGCCCAGGCATCGATGCAGTCGCTGATCGCCTCCCCCAGCTCACGCATGTTCTCCGCATGCGTGAGCCCCGCCGGCGGAGCGATGCCGACGCCGGGTGTGGGGAGGCGCTCCACGGCGATGTGCTGCTCGGGAACACAGGGGGAGTCCGGGGAGTCCCAGGAGTCCGGGACGTCGGGGGAGTCGGAGGAGCCCAGGGCGCCACCCGTCTCGGCGTGCAGCCCGAGGCGCAGCACCCGGGTCTTGGCACCGACGGTGAGCAGATCCGGCGCGTACGCCAGCGACACCTGGTAATGGCGCTCCTGCGCGGACCAGGAACCGAGCGGCACACGCACCCCGCCGCCGTCCTCCCGCTGCACGGCCAGGTCGGCCTCCACGGGATAGGTCTGCCGGACGAAGACCACCCTGAAGCCGGCCCTGGGCCTCAGCCGCAGGTACACGCGCGGCACCACGATGCCCTGCACCCGCCGCATGAGCTGGGTGAAGTCCTCGGTGAGACCGGTGAGTTCGACCACGGCCTCGGCCTCGCCGTGCAACGCCTGGGCGATGCGCAGCACTTCACGGTAGTTCCAGTCCTCGCCGAATCCGCGCGCGTCGCAGACGAAGTGGTCGGCGCACGCCGTCAGCGCGGCGGCGAGTTCCTCGGGCGTCTCGTGCTCGTCGATGCCGTCCGTGTAGAGCACGGCATGGCGTACGGTGCCGCGCGCCGAGGCCGCCTCCGAGGCGACGAAGAGCCGGTCGGCCCGCCGGAGCCAGGAGCCGATCCGTGTCCCGCCGGAGGGGACGACCGCGGCGATACGGGCCTTGGCCGCCTCGCGCACCGCGGCGTCGACCGGCGCCAGCCCGCCGCCCGGCGGATAGATCACCTCGGCCTCGTGGTGACCGGCGACGACACCCAGCAGGGTGCCGTCGCGCACCGCGTCGACCGCAGCCGCCAACGCGCTCTGCGCCGCGGCGAGTTTGCCGCGCGCGGCCATCGACAGGGAGCGGTCCATGATGAGGACCTCGGCGCTCGGCGCCGCGGCAGCCGGTGTCTCGCCGGCGTGTGCCCGGACGGTGACGAGTGCGTCGAGGCGCGTCTCGTCGTACGCCACTTCCCTGGGCGCCTCCGGGAGCAGGGTGAAGGCCAGGCCCAGGCTCTCCGCATCCCCCAACGGAAAACCCCCGGTCGCATCGTCGCGTGTGCCACGTGTATCCGCGCGTAACCTCACGAGGAGCTTAACTGCCGTCGGGACGAATCGGAACGGGACTGACGACTCCGGCCACTTCGCCCCCGCCAGCTCCAACTCAACGGCGGACGCAGCCGGTTGACGAGGTCGACGAGAGCGACGTACTCGCGTTCCCCGGGAGCGTGCGGGGCCAGCGCGCGGACCGTCTCCGACAGTTCGAGCCGGTCCTGGCCGCGCAGGAACGCGGCGTACTGGATCTCCGCCTCCAGCCCCGCACGCCCCGCGTCGTCGACATCGAGCCCGGCCAGGGCCGCTCGCGCCGCCGCCAGATCACCCTCCGCCGCCAGATCACCCTGCGTCGGCACCGCGCCGTGCGGTGGCCCGATGACGGCGGTGCGCAGTCGTACGGCGGCGATGCGGGCCTCGCGCTGGTAGCGGAACTCCTGCGCCAGCCGATCCACCACCTCGGCCGCCGCGTTCCGCCGCCCGGTGTGCAGATGGACACGGGCCATGCCGAAGCCGGCGGCGGCGAGCGCGGGGGCGGTCTC includes the following:
- a CDS encoding CU044_2847 family protein, whose product is MADIVRFTLSDGTSVLVAPPGRAGDQLVGMSDHVQDAARSLQQALAPIAATAQEVMSTIRAQARRPDEVQVKFGVQLDSKLGAVIASTKAGVHLEISLQWRGAGDGSVTGGDSAAGDDGSGGGSSGA
- a CDS encoding extracellular solute-binding protein, producing the protein MIRMLRAALVLALLLAVAGCGGGPRHGRVTIMVPWSGQEFAAFYTVLRQFELSSGIDVDVQVTRAQTQQLDAAVSADAPPDLAVLPSPAAVTHYAETGAAKALKGVSTRAFLQPFRGLATGENGGVYALPVKADVKSLVWYDSERTPRTPRTYASLPGLLLALGDKGRTWCLGLESGPTSGWPGADWIADLLLARPGGTRAYEDWLTKDRAWTSDAVRKSWTAWHDLVRDSTKSAATQGPSEAAHGMTASPPKCALAHGARSALGLEGARYRFVPSSPTRALEVSADFIGKFTDDNDQSAMALLRYLAGAAAQRLWVEQQGGSALSPNGQVSPGEYTDAARQGIAKMLRPEAGYTLCFSAADAMEADVSAAFYRAVLDYSADPGLLGTLLKNLDVVQGKLHGSPVPRAKLCSIPS
- a CDS encoding VWA domain-containing protein; this encodes MGDAESLGLAFTLLPEAPREVAYDETRLDALVTVRAHAGETPAAAAPSAEVLIMDRSLSMAARGKLAAAQSALAAAVDAVRDGTLLGVVAGHHEAEVIYPPGGGLAPVDAAVREAAKARIAAVVPSGGTRIGSWLRRADRLFVASEAASARGTVRHAVLYTDGIDEHETPEELAAALTACADHFVCDARGFGEDWNYREVLRIAQALHGEAEAVVELTGLTEDFTQLMRRVQGIVVPRVYLRLRPRAGFRVVFVRQTYPVEADLAVQREDGGGVRVPLGSWSAQERHYQVSLAYAPDLLTVGAKTRVLRLGLHAETGGALGSSDSPDVPDSWDSPDSPCVPEQHIAVERLPTPGVGIAPPAGLTHAENMRELGEAISDCIDAWAADDRDRADRALRRALGRAEELGDTGRLGALRAVAHQGADGRWRLRDGVPRGEMQALGVLSARTTRPHRPGASTAPGPEGAEQARQPCPHCGRPVAAADAFCEKCGRSVAGGSR